A part of Gouania willdenowi chromosome 2, fGouWil2.1, whole genome shotgun sequence genomic DNA contains:
- the gbx2 gene encoding homeobox protein GBX-2 isoform X1, translated as MVMQRPLGSTTAFSIDSLIGGPQHTSPGHFVYTGYPMFMPYRSVVLQPPPPPPPALQQPLSAAHHPGFCSSLALTSTLMASLPGGFSPSQQHQEAVRKFSLFDKTEHRVEAADGKAFLPRKEALPGGFHDPDAAVQTPTVRGSGKDDVKEDECRKEESFSMDSDLDYSSDENLSSMGTKDDGSPDDGPHLPGGGSGGAAVGGGKNRRRRTAFTSEQLLELEKEFHCKKYLSLTERSQIAHALKLSEVQVKIWFQNRRAKWKRVKAGNVNNKSGEPARNPKIVVPIPVHVSRFAIRSQHQQMEQNRP; from the exons ATGGTGATGCAGCGGCCACTCGGAAGCACCACTGCCTTCAGCATCGACTCCCTGATCGGCGGCCCCCAGCACACCAGCCCGGGACACTTCGTGTACACCGGCTACCCCATGTTCATGCCCTACCGCTCGGTGGTGCTGCAGCCGCCGCCCCCGCCTCCGCCCGCCCTGCAGCAGCCGCTGTCCGCCGCTCATCACCCGGGCTTCTGCTCCAGCCTGGCGCTCACCTCCACCCTGATGGCCAGCCTCCCCGGGGGCTTCTCCCCGTCCCAGCAGCACCAGGAGGCGGTGAGGAAGTTCAGCCTCTTCGATAAGACCGAGCACCGGGTGGAGGCGGCGGACGGGAAGGCTTTCTTACCCAGGAAGGAGGCGCTGCCGGGCGGCTTCCACGACCCGGACGCAGCGGTGCAAACACCCACAG TCAGAGGGTCGGGGAAGGACGATGTGAAGGAGGACGAGTGTCGGAAGGAGGAGAGCTTCTCCATGGACAGTGACTTGGACTACAGCTCAGATGAGAACCTGTCCTCCATGGGGACCAAAGACGACGGCTCCCCGGACGACGGGCCTCACCTGCCGGGCGGAGGCAGCGGCGGTGCTGCGGTCGGCGGAGGGAAGAACCGGCGGCGGAGGACCGCGTTCACCAGCGAGCAGCTGCTGGAGCTGGAGAAGGAGTTCCACTGTAAGAAGTACCTGTCGCTCACCGAGCGCTCACAGATCGCGCATGCGCTCAAGCTGAGCGAGGTGCAGGTCAAGATCTGGTTCCAGAACCGACGCGCCAAGTGGAAACGCGTCAAGGCCGGAAACGTCAACAACAAGTCCGGAGAACCGGCCCGGAACCCCAAGATCGTTGTTCCGATCCCGGTGCACGTGAGCCGCTTCGCAATAAGGAGTCAACACCAGCAGATGGAGCAGAACCGACCATAG
- the gbx2 gene encoding homeobox protein GBX-2 isoform X2, which produces MVMQRPLGSTTAFSIDSLIGGPQHTSPGHFVYTGYPMFMPYRSVVLQPPPPPPPALQQPLSAAHHPGFCSSLALTSTLMASLPGGFSPSQQHQEAVRKFSLFDKTEHRVEAADGKAFLPRKEALPGGFHDPDAAVQTPTGSLLCAVRGSGKDDVKEDECRKEESFSMDSDLDYSSDENLSSMGTKDDGSPDDGPHLPGGGSGGAAVGGGKNRRRRTAFTSEQLLELEKEFHCKKYLSLTERSQIAHALKLSEVQVKIWFQNRRAKWKRVKAGNVNNKSGEPARNPKIVVPIPVHVSRFAIRSQHQQMEQNRP; this is translated from the exons ATGGTGATGCAGCGGCCACTCGGAAGCACCACTGCCTTCAGCATCGACTCCCTGATCGGCGGCCCCCAGCACACCAGCCCGGGACACTTCGTGTACACCGGCTACCCCATGTTCATGCCCTACCGCTCGGTGGTGCTGCAGCCGCCGCCCCCGCCTCCGCCCGCCCTGCAGCAGCCGCTGTCCGCCGCTCATCACCCGGGCTTCTGCTCCAGCCTGGCGCTCACCTCCACCCTGATGGCCAGCCTCCCCGGGGGCTTCTCCCCGTCCCAGCAGCACCAGGAGGCGGTGAGGAAGTTCAGCCTCTTCGATAAGACCGAGCACCGGGTGGAGGCGGCGGACGGGAAGGCTTTCTTACCCAGGAAGGAGGCGCTGCCGGGCGGCTTCCACGACCCGGACGCAGCGGTGCAAACACCCACAGGTAGT ttattgtgTGCAGTCAGAGGGTCGGGGAAGGACGATGTGAAGGAGGACGAGTGTCGGAAGGAGGAGAGCTTCTCCATGGACAGTGACTTGGACTACAGCTCAGATGAGAACCTGTCCTCCATGGGGACCAAAGACGACGGCTCCCCGGACGACGGGCCTCACCTGCCGGGCGGAGGCAGCGGCGGTGCTGCGGTCGGCGGAGGGAAGAACCGGCGGCGGAGGACCGCGTTCACCAGCGAGCAGCTGCTGGAGCTGGAGAAGGAGTTCCACTGTAAGAAGTACCTGTCGCTCACCGAGCGCTCACAGATCGCGCATGCGCTCAAGCTGAGCGAGGTGCAGGTCAAGATCTGGTTCCAGAACCGACGCGCCAAGTGGAAACGCGTCAAGGCCGGAAACGTCAACAACAAGTCCGGAGAACCGGCCCGGAACCCCAAGATCGTTGTTCCGATCCCGGTGCACGTGAGCCGCTTCGCAATAAGGAGTCAACACCAGCAGATGGAGCAGAACCGACCATAG